CATCGACCTCGGCCGTGGCCCGATTTGTGGTTGCTGCGCCGCTGACTGTCCGGACGTGCATGGCGAGGGAGGCAAGACCTGGCGCAGGGGCTACTGGGTTCGCCCCGTGCCGTGGCGGCTGGGGTGGGAACTGCACGTGGACGGCGTCGGCGTGACCCAGTGTGCCGAACTCGCTGACGCAGAGGCGACCGCTCGCGACTATCTGGCCTCGTTGGGGCGCAGTGACGCCCGGACGGCGCGAATCCATGTTCTTCAACCGGTAAAGCCGTCGACGGACTGACCGCGGGCGTTCTGTGGTGTCGTACTTGATCATCTGGTCGTACTGCTGGGCGATCAGATCCCACCGGATCGGGCCAGGACCTTCGTTGAGACACCGGGCGGGGCAGAGGACAGCCGCGCCTCGAATGGCTCGTCTGATGCGATATGCAGACTGATACTTGACATAATGTAGATTATCGGCGCATAAATAGGACGAATCGAAACACATGGCACGGCCCAGTTCGGCCGGTACGTGAGTGAACCAGTTACTGGAGGGCTCACCCGTAGTGATGCCGACAAGCTGCGATGCGAATCTCATTCTCTGCCAGCTTGTACACGAGGCGATGCTCATCTGTGACACGTCGCGACCAGTAACCTGCGAAATTGTGCTTGACGGCCTCCGGTTTTCCGATCCCGTCATTGCCATTTCGCTGAATGTCCGCGAGTAACTGGTTGATTCGTTTCAGAACCCTGCGGTCCTGCGCCTGCCACCACAGATAGTCATCCCAGGCGTTCTCATCCCAGATGAGCAGCACGTCAATCTGTGTCGATCAGCTCGTGATGCTCGCCGTGCCCGGACTCCAGGCGCTCTATGGCGTCCAGCAAGCGGCGCGCGTTCGCCGGCGATCGCATGAGGTAGGCCGTCTCCTTGAGCGACTCATAGTCGTCCAACGACACGATGACTGCTGGCTCGTGTCCGGCCCGCGTGATGACCACCTCTTCCCGGTCGTTCACGACCGAGTCGAGAACCTCGGCGTACTTCGCGCGCGACTCTGTGTAGCTCATGGTTTTCATAACCACCTCCGTACAGAGAACTGTACGCATCGGCCGTTGCGTGTCGCAAACACGTCAAGCCGCTTGTCTCACTTGAACACGTCCCCCAGTGCAGTTTTATAGGACTGATCCGCCAGTCACACGGACGTGTCACAAACCGAAACGCCTTCGGCTCGCCAGGCCGCGAGCAGGCGCTTGTCGCCGGATGCGGCGACGAGTTCGACGTCGTTCACGGCGATTGCCGCCGCACAATGGGTGGCGTCATAGCCGCGAAGCCCGTGCAGGATTGCCAACCTCGCAGCCTCGGACATCAGTTCGCCACTGAGTTCGATCACGTCAAACGCGGGCCAGAGTTCGTCCAAGACGCCACGCCCTGCGGTGGCGTCGGCCTCGGAAATCCGACCGATGCGCTCTGCCATCGCTACTGCTGCAACGGCTTCGATGTAGCCGAGCCTCGTGCAGGCAACGTTGTCGGCACCATCCCAAAGTTCGCCGCATACCTCCGAGGTCGGCTCATCGATCAACAGCGGCACGAGCGCCGACGTGTCGAAATAGATGATCACCTGCGCTGGTCGTCGACGAGATCACTCACCGCTGCTGCGGTCTTGATCGGCGCTGGACGTGGCCCCTTCCGACGGACCGCTGGTGTCACCTTGCCGTCGGAAACAAGCTGCTCCAACTTTGTCGGGACACCGATTGGAACGATCCGTGCAACAGGCCGACCGTGGTCTGTGACGGTGATCGTGTGACCCTCACGCACAGACGCCAGGTGGCGGCTGAGTCCGTCACGTAGCTCTCTCACGCCGATATCCATGGCGACTCCTTGTGGCGATATCGAGTACCCATCAATATCGCCATTTTCGCACGGTTACTCCCCCGCAACAACCGAGATCCGACCCTTGATGTCCCGAAATCCAAGCCCCGACTTCAGCTCGCCACCAGAACACAGGGCTCGGGATGCGTCGCGGCCAGTGCCCGGTCAAAGGTCGCCAGTCGCGCTGAACGAGCTCGGATGTCTCGCAGGTACTGCGCCCGATCCAACGTGAGTCCGATGTCCGCGAGAGCACGTTCGCCGGCCCTGTAGTACCAGTGCTCGGTGTCCACCAGCACGCCGTCGTGATCGAAGAGGATGAACTTCTTGCGCTGCGGCATTCGGCCGGATCCGCTGGTCACTCGAAGCGATCGGTGAGGGCGGCGACCTCCTCGAACTTCTTCTTGACCTCGGGCAGCGTCGCCGCGCCGTCGCGATACGACTGCTTCGACATGTCGACATCGCCGAACCGCAGCCGGCCGGAGTCACTGTCGATGACGTCGGCCACCAGCAGTTCGCCTGTCTCGCAGTCGAATCCGCACTCGATCTTGAAGTCGATGTAGGTGCCGCCCTGCTGCTTCCAGGCACTCTCGATGGCTTCGAAGGATGAGACGGTGAGGACCCGGAGCTTCGCCAAGAGGTCTGGCGTGACGTCGGAGTACCGGCTCTCCCCCAGCACCTCCTCGCCGATCAGATCACCGGGTTTCGCCTCGGCCCCGATGGCTGCCGCAGCCTTGGCGTTGGGGACGTAGCGTCGCAGCACGCCGTCGTCGAAGTCGAACTCCAACAGCGGATCGTGGTGGGCATCGTCCTTCTCGAAAACCTCGAAGGCCAGTTCGTCGAGCCGAGCACCGTCGGTCAGCTCCGGGAAGCGATCGCGGAAACTGCCACTGGCATAACGACGGGCAACGAGCTCCAGGGGAATCATCTTCACCTGTCGGGCCCGGAACGCAACGTCGTCGACACCCTCCACGAAGTGGGTGGGTATGCCGTGACGCTCCAACAGCCGAAACACATTGGCAGTCGTACGTGTTGACGCCGCGGCCTTGCCCTGGAGCACGTCGTGCTTGGCGCCATCGCCGGCCGTGATGTCGTCCTTGCTGCGCACCACCACTTCCCCATTGCCGGCGTCCTCGATGACTTTGGTCTTGCCTTCGGCCACGATCCGCGACAGGCGCGCCCACGCCGTCTGCTTCGTGACCCCGAGCGCCCGGCCGATCTCGGTCCACGAGCGACCCTGCGCGCGGGCCATCGTGACAAGTTCATCCATCTTCGACTCGATCGCCCGCACGTGAGCCGAACCGGCGTGCACGAACAGCAACGGATCTGCCACCCCGTCGAGTTCGGACAGGTCCGACGGGAGCGAGAAGTGGACGGTCCACGGCGCGCTGGTGAACTCCGGTGGTGCGGCGTCGCCATACAAGACATCGGCGCCCTGCAAGCCCATCACCCAATCGGGTTGACTGTCGGTTGTCGTGGCCTCATGACTCATGCGCCCAGATCCCTTCGTCAGCAATTACTGACGTCAGTATTTCCTGACGATCTGATCCCGTCAAGATCCAGGGTTCTCGTGGACCTACGGGTGCAACAACGACCAGTGGCCCTCGGAGATGACTTCCGTCTCGCCGTCCACGACTGCGATGGCGGTCTGGTCGTCCATCGCGTATGCCGGGCCCGAGATGCCGGCAGCCCACGCTTCGGCCTCGGCCATCGAGTTGCCCGGCATACCAGCCGAAGCCAGATGCGGGCAGATGGAGAAGTCGACGACGCCGAGGGTGCTGTCGTCACCGGATGGTGGTCGCCACTGGATGAAGTCCTCCCCCACCCGCGGCGTCATCACCATGCTCCCCGCGCTGAGCCCGACCCACACCGTGTCCGTCAACGACGGGAGCAACTCCGCTAGACCGGACTCCCGCATCCAGTGGCACAGGTAGAGCACGTCCCCGCCTGCCGCCAACAGAACATCCGTCTCTCTAACCATCGGCATCCACCGCTCGGACTCGATGCTCGGCAGCGCCGTGAGCTCCAGGACGCCGACCGACTTCCACCCCAGATCGACCATCGGGTTCGTGGACCTCCCACTGATGAAGTCCCACACCCTCGTCCCCGGCCCGACCGCCGGGTGACCGTACATCGCGGTCGGGATGCACAACGCCGTGCACTCGCTGATCGACTTACCCACCATGTCGACCAGCGCGCTGCGGATGCTGTCGTTGGTCACTCCCCCGGACGTCAACAACAGTTTCACGACGGCTCCTCCTTCGTCTCGACAAGGCAAGGCTCGTAACCTGCCCGCGAATCCAGTGCCCCAGTCCAACCATGCGGGGTCACGACATACACATCCCCGTCAATGGCACCGCGAAAGTGATTGCTGTAGCGCCATGCACGGAACCACTCGAACTCTCGCCTGGCAGGGACGACGTAGCCGTCACGACACACCACGGTGACCAGGATGTGGCTGATTCCACCATTCTCGGCCCCCAGTGACCCTCGGTCGGGCGCGATCTCCTCGGCGATACCCCGGGCTAAATCGCTGTCGTATGGATGCGGACGCAAGTGCTGGCCAGGCTCCAGTGCGACCCTGGCCGCAGTCACGGCTTGATCCGTCATACGCACCGCCGCAACGACCGTGCGACCCAGCTCCAGGGGGCACCGTTCATTGATCTCAAGGAGTGTGGTTTTCGGGTCTCGTAGCTGCCAACGTTCAAGAGTCATCCATCTACGGTTGCACGAACTCCAAGACCGCCCAGCGGTTTTCCACAACCCAGTCTCCTGTGGATAGCGCCGGACGCGATCGCGGCAAACGTGCTTCGCTGTCGTGTCATGGGATTCAGCACCACGTACTTGGGACGCCTCGACATCCACCCGTTGCTCAACGATTTCGAGGTGGAGTGGCTCCGCGCGTTCGCCGCGATAGACCGACGCCACTACACCGAGCCCTACGAAGTGGCCATGAATCCGCGCGCCCTCGCAATCGACGATTGGCAACAGCACCAGGCAGGCTCTCGCCCCGACGGCAGGGACCCTTTCAAGTCGTTGTCCCCTGATGACGGTTCGCCGTATCCCTATCTCGATTGGCAGCCATGCACCCAGGGCTGCTGTCTTGGGTGGGAACGCCGCGAGAAGTCCCGGATGGCCGAAGAATGGCTGCAATACCTCATCGACCACTTCCTCCGGCCGGGGGCACATGCTCGCCTCGACGGCAGGCCAGAGTTCGAGCCCTTCACCTTCGACCACGTCGTCAACGGCATCATCGCTGGCGAGCGTGACGACACGGGTGAGCTGTTCCTAATCCGTTGCGAGGACAATGTGATCCGGCGGGAAACTCTCGTCAATCCAGAGCGTGATGAATGGTTGATGGGATGGTGAGCAGGGCCTCGCGAGCCGACTCTGCCCGAAAACGCCTGCCACGGAGATGAATCCAGTGCGCACTATGCCTTGCGTGCGAGGTCGCGACGTAGCGGGAGCTGCTGGAAACCGGCGGAATGGTATGTCGCGACCGCGCCGACGTTCGCGCTCGGCGTGCACACCTGCATCGACGACGATCCCATGTCGCGCAACGCGATTCCGGCGGCGTGGCTGATGGCACGTCCGTGCCCATGACCTCGGTGGTCACGGTGCACACCCAGTGGCTCGATGAGTCCCGGCTTCCCCGGTCCTGCGGCCCACACCGTCACTGCGGCAACGGGTGTGCCGGAGTCGTCATACCCGATCAGGCAGCGGGCGTCCTGGTATGGCGCTCCCGTCGCCATCGCCTGCCAGCCCTCCTGCGTGAACGTCGACTTGGTGAAAGAGGTTCGTTGCAGCTCGCTCCGCAGGCCGGCGAGCTCCGGACCGACCACCTCGATGCGCAGTGACGGCTCGGGCAGATCGACCAGATCATGACTGAGCGGAGTCCACTCCTCGTCCAGTTGCCAGCCGCTTTCACGAAAGACCTCGCGCACGAGCGCCCCGTTCGGAACCTCGACGAAGACCTCGCCTTCGCCCAACACGCCCCGTTCCGGATCCGACAGATCGGCGACCAACTGCTCCGCCAGCTGCCGATCCGCCAGCAGATCCGGCGCCATCGTCAGGCGGATCAGATCGGGCTCATCGGCCATGCCCACCGCAACGATGCGACCGTCCGACGTCCAGGTACGGGTCGCTGCCGCAGTGCGCTCGGCACCGAACCGGTGGAACCACCCCAGATCACCGGGGTGGAACTGCAGCGGCACATCGTCCCGCTGCCAGTCGCGCAGCGCCGCAGTGACGGTGGGCAGGTCCGTGATGTCCGGTGTGCTCAATGCGATCGGCATGACTGCGAGCCCACACCGTTACGGCGAGGAATGCAAACGGATTATTCGTTGCGGCCGTCGGCCATCACCTGACCCAGCACAGCACCGAGCGCAAGGTCGTCCAGTTGGCCGAAGTGCGAAAGCGCCAGACCACCCTCGCGATCGACCACCAGCGTCGAGGGAGTGCCTTCCAGGCCGTACTTGCGCATCGTCACCGGCAGCATGCCGCCGTCCTGCCGGTCGATGCCGACCGGGAAGGTCATCCGGAATTCGCTGAGGAAAACCTTGAGCGCGTCGACCCCGGTCACCTCGTGATGCTCGAACACCGTGTGCAACCCGAGCACGGTCACCTGCGGGAACGCCCGGTGCACCTTCTGCGCCTGTGGCAACCCGTAGCGGACACACCCCGGGCAGAGCATCTGGAACGTCTCGATGAGGACCACCTTGCCGCGCAGTTCCTCCAGGGTGTGCGGTGTCCCGATCCATTCGCTGACGTCCAGCTCCGGCGCGGGGTAATGACGCGATGCCATGACACTCACGCTAGACCCGTGCCGGCGAACCCCTCATCCGCCCTCGTGCTGCAACGGCAGTGTGGCGACGGTCTCGTGGCGGGGCCTGCGGTGCGGCCCCTCCCCCAGGTATGACGCGACCAGCTCGATCCCGTCGACCCGCCACGTGTCGCTGCGGAAGGTGTCGAGCACCTGCAGCCACCGGCGCGCGTCGATCGGACGTCGCGGACGCGCCACACTCAGATGACCGACGAAGCGCTGTCCATCCGGTGTCGCGCCGACCGAGTTGGCCGCGTGCCGCACACCTGTCGCGAGAGCGGTCAGGTCGACACTCGGCCGCAGCCACATCACCCGCGCCTCCAACGGGTTCGGGAACGCACCAGCGCCGGCAAGTTGCAGGTTGAAAGTGTTGTGCCGCAGCGCGGTCCGGCGAAGGGCGTCGACCAGCTCGTCGTCGCGGTGTGCGGGCACGGCGGCGAGGAAGGCGAGGGTCAGGTGCCATTGGGCGGCGTCGATCCAGGTCATGCCGGTACGTGGCCGGAGGAAGTCGGCGAGCTGCTCCCGGACCTCCTCCGACGGCCGGATCGCGACGAACATTCGTGTCGTGGTCATTGTGGCCAGGTTAGAGGCCCGTGACGCCCAGTTGCCGCGCTACCCGACGTATGCCGCGAGGTGCTTGCCCGTCAGCGTCGACTTCGCCGTAACCAACTCCGCCGGGGTGCCCTCGAAGACGACAGTGCCACCGTCGTGCCCAGCCCCCGGGCCGAGGTCGATGATCCAGTCGGCGTGCGCCATCACCGCCTGATGGTGCTCGATGACGATGACCGACCTGCCCTCGTCGACGAGACGATCGAGCAGGCCGAGCAACTGCTCCACGTCGGCCAGGTGCAGACCGACGGTCGGCTCATCCAGCACGTAGACCTCGGCCGTGTCGGCCATCTGTGCGGCGAGCTTCAGGCGTTGTCGCTCTCCCCCGGACAAGGTGGTGAGCGGCTGCCCGATGGTCACGTAGCCCAGCCCGACATCGACCAGCCGCCGCAGGATCTTGTGGGCTGCCGGCAGCCGGCCGTCGCCATCGGCGAAGAACTGCTCGGCCTCCGACACCTGCAGCGAGAGCACTTCGCTGATGTTCTTGCCGCCGAAGAGGTAGTCGAGCACTTCGGGCTGGAATCGCTTGCCGTCGCACACATCACAGGTCGTGGCCACACTCGCCATCATCGCCAGGTCGGTGTAGACGACGCCGGCGCCGTTGCAGGCCGGGCAGGCCCCGTCCGAATTTGCACTGAACAGAGCGGGTTTCACCCCGTTGGCCTTGGCGAAGGCCTTCCTGATCGGGTCCAGCAGCCCGGTGTAGGTGGCCGGGTTGCTGCGCCGGGACCCGCGGATCGGTGCCTGGTCGACCACGACGACACCGTCGCGTCGGGCGATCGATCCCTGGACGAGTGAGCTCTTCCCGGAACCGGCGACCCCGGTCAGCACACACAGGACGCCCAGAGGCACATCGACGTCGATGTCCTGCAGGTTGTGCAGCGACGCCCCGCGGATCTCCAACGCGTCGCTCGACGACCGCACCGCGTCCTTCACCGTGACCTTGTCGTGCAGGTGCCGGCCGGTGCGGGTGGCTGCAGACCGCAACCCGTCGACCGTGCCTTCGTAGACGACCTCACCACCGTCCGTGCCGGCACCTGGCCCCAGATCGACGACATGATCGGCGATCGCGATCAGCTCCGGTTTGTGCTCGACGACCAACACGGTGTTGCTCTTGTCGCGCAACTGGAGCAGCAAGTCGTTCATCCGCTCGATGTCGTGCGGGTGCAAGCCGATCGACGGCTCGTCGAAGACGTAGGTGATGTCCGTCAGCGATGACCCGAGGTGCCGGATCATCTTGGTGCGCTGTGCCTCTCCGCCCGAGAGCGTCCCGGAGGGACGATCCAAACTCAGGTAGCCCAGCCCGATGCGCACGAACGAGTCGATCGTCTGTCGCAGCGCGGCCAGCAACGGCTCAACGGCCGGGTCGGAGACCTCGCGAAGCCAGTCGGCAACGTCGCTGATCTGCATCGCGCTGACCTCTGCGATGCTGCAGCCCGCCACTTTCGAAGCGCGTGCTGCCTCGGCGAGCCGCGTGCCCTCGCACTGGGGGCAGGTCGTGAACGTGACCGCACGATCCACGAACGCCCGGATGTGCGGCTGCATCGCCTCCCGGTCCTTGGCCAGGAACGACTTGCGGATCTTCGGGATCAGGCCTTCGTAGGTGACGTTGATGCCATCGACCTTGATCCGGGTGGGCTCCTTGTAGAGCAGCGCCTCTCGCTCGCGCTTGGTGAACTTGGCGATCGGCTTGTCGGGGTCGAAGAACCCGCAGCCGAGGAAGATCCGGCCGTACCAGCCGTCCATGCTGTAGCCGGGGATGGTGAGTGCGCCCTCACGAAGGGACTTCGTCTCGTCATACAAGGCAGTCAGATCGAAGTCGGTGACACTGCCACGTCCCTCGCACCGTGGGCACATGCCTCCGACCACGCTGAAGCTGCGCCGCTCCTTCACCGTCCGGCCGGCCTTCTGGACCGTCACCGCTCCCGCTCCGCTCACCGAGGCGACGTTGAACGAATAGGCGCGCGGAGAGCCGAGATTGGGCTCCCCCAGGCGCGCGAAAAGGATCCGGAGCATCGCCAGCGCATCGGTGGCGGTCCCGACCGTGGAACGCGGGTCGGACCCCAACCGCTCCTGATCAACGATGATCGCCGTCGTCAGACCCGCGAGCACATCCACGTCCGGACGGGCCAGCGTCGGCATGAAGCCCTGCACGAACGCGCTGTAGGTCTCGTTGATCTGCCGTTGTGACTCCGCCGCGATGGTGTCGAAGACCAGTGAACTCTTCCCCGACCCGGAGACTCCGGTGAAGACCGTCAGGCGCCGCTTGGGGAGCTCCAACGAGACGTTGCGCAGGTTGTTCTCCCGAGCACCCACCACCTGGATGACGTCATGGCCGTCCGCCACCGGATCACTCCCCACCGTGCGGCGCCTCGAACACGACATCGACGGTGTTGACGGTCGCCGCGGACTTGCCCGGGCCGCCCTGCCAACCCCAGTAGAGGTTGGTGTGCGAGATCACGAGATCGGGGCTCGGCGCGCCGTACTCGGACAGGTCCTCGGTGGTGTGCGCGTCACCGACCAGCGTCACGTCGTAGCCGCGGGCGAATGCGCCGTGGATCGTCGACCGGACGCACATGTCGGTCTGGGCTCCGGTCACGACGAGGTGACCGACCCCTGAAGCTGCGAGCACGTCCTCGAGGTCGGTGCCTTCGAAGGAGTCGCCGAAGGTCTTCTCCACCAGCGGCTCGGAGTCCTCACGGGACAGCTCCGGCGCCAACTGCCACTCGGGAGAGCCCTGTTGGAGTTGCTCGTCGTGGTGCTGCACCCAGACGACCGGGACGTCCTCCTTCCGTGCGCGGTCGACCAGCGACTTCACGTTGCTCACGACGGCGTCGCGCTCGTAGGCGCCGTCGACGACGCCTTGCTGCACGTCGATGACCAGCAGTGCGGTCGCTGGTCTGTCGGTCAGAGTGGTCATGGTGACTCCTTGGTCGGGTTTACGGTCAACGCTAGCCGGAAGCTGTGACAGGCATCAGGGAGAATCGGTGTCGTGCAGTGCGACTACTTCGACGATGGCGCGTGCCGATCGTGCACCCTCATGGGCCAGGGGTATGACGCGCAGCTCCAGGACCTGCAGACGCTGGTCGCGCGGGCATTGTCCGACCGGTTTCCCGAGCATGGCTGGGCGCGACCGGCTTCCGGCCCCGAGTCGCACTTCCGCAACAAGGCCAAGCTGGTCGTCGGCGGCACCCGGCAGTCGCCCACTTTCGGCATCCTGGACCGCGGCGGGCAGGGCGTCGACCTGCGCGACTGCGGCCTCTACGAGCCAGGACTGCACGAGACGGTGCGACAGCTCGCGGACTTCGTCACCGGGGTCGGTCTGACGCCATACGACGTGCCGCGCCGCACCGGCGAGCTGAAACACCTCATCGTCACCCACTCCCCCGACGGTGAGTCGATGATCCGCTTCGTGCTGCGCTCGCCCGGGCAGCTGGGTCGGATCGAGCGTGCACTGCCCGACCTCCGGGCGTCGATCCCCGGAGCTCGGGTCGTCTCGGTCAATCTGCTGCCGGAGCACAAGGCAGCGCTCGAAGGCGATGAGGAGACCTTCCTCACCGAGGAGCAGACGCTGCCGATGCATGTCAACGACATCGTGCTGCACCTGCGACCGCGCAGCTTCTTCCAGACCAACACCGCGGTGGCTTCGCAGCTCTACCGTCAGGCACAGCAATGGGTGTCACAGCTCGGTCCCGCCAGTGTCCTCGACCTGTTCTGCGGCGTCGGAGGGTTTGCGCTGCATGCGGCGACGGCACCGGGCACGTCGACAGCCAGGATGCGCGGCATCGAGATCTCACCGGACGCAGTGGCCAGCGCCAGGCTCAGCGCGACGCAGCTGCCGCAGCGGGAAGCACTGGACGACATACAGTTCACGGTCGGTGACGCGACGACCGCGCTCAGCTCGGACACGCCGGATCTGGTCATCGTGAATCCGCCACGCCGCGGGATCGGTGACCTCGCGGGCGACCTCGAGCGCTCGGACGTGCCGCACGTGCTCTACTCCAGCTGCAACGTCACCAGCCTGGCCACCGACCTGGCGGCGATGCAGTCGTTCCGGGTCACCCGTGCGCGGCTGTTCGACATGTTCCCGCAGACCGGTCACCACGAGGTGCTGCTGCTGTTGAGCCGGTGACCGATCGAGGGTCACCGGGCTGGGACATACTTGTTCCCAAGATGAT
This genomic window from Flexivirga oryzae contains:
- a CDS encoding Txe/YoeB family addiction module toxin, translating into MLLIWDENAWDDYLWWQAQDRRVLKRINQLLADIQRNGNDGIGKPEAVKHNFAGYWSRRVTDEHRLVYKLAENEIRIAACRHHYG
- a CDS encoding type II toxin-antitoxin system Phd/YefM family antitoxin; its protein translation is MKTMSYTESRAKYAEVLDSVVNDREEVVITRAGHEPAVIVSLDDYESLKETAYLMRSPANARRLLDAIERLESGHGEHHELIDTD
- a CDS encoding PIN domain-containing protein, translating into MIIYFDTSALVPLLIDEPTSEVCGELWDGADNVACTRLGYIEAVAAVAMAERIGRISEADATAGRGVLDELWPAFDVIELSGELMSEAARLAILHGLRGYDATHCAAAIAVNDVELVAASGDKRLLAAWRAEGVSVCDTSV
- a CDS encoding type II toxin-antitoxin system Phd/YefM family antitoxin gives rise to the protein MDIGVRELRDGLSRHLASVREGHTITVTDHGRPVARIVPIGVPTKLEQLVSDGKVTPAVRRKGPRPAPIKTAAAVSDLVDDQRR
- a CDS encoding phosphoribosylaminoimidazolesuccinocarboxamide synthase → MSHEATTTDSQPDWVMGLQGADVLYGDAAPPEFTSAPWTVHFSLPSDLSELDGVADPLLFVHAGSAHVRAIESKMDELVTMARAQGRSWTEIGRALGVTKQTAWARLSRIVAEGKTKVIEDAGNGEVVVRSKDDITAGDGAKHDVLQGKAAASTRTTANVFRLLERHGIPTHFVEGVDDVAFRARQVKMIPLELVARRYASGSFRDRFPELTDGARLDELAFEVFEKDDAHHDPLLEFDFDDGVLRRYVPNAKAAAAIGAEAKPGDLIGEEVLGESRYSDVTPDLLAKLRVLTVSSFEAIESAWKQQGGTYIDFKIECGFDCETGELLVADVIDSDSGRLRFGDVDMSKQSYRDGAATLPEVKKKFEEVAALTDRFE
- a CDS encoding Type 1 glutamine amidotransferase-like domain-containing protein, producing the protein MKLLLTSGGVTNDSIRSALVDMVGKSISECTALCIPTAMYGHPAVGPGTRVWDFISGRSTNPMVDLGWKSVGVLELTALPSIESERWMPMVRETDVLLAAGGDVLYLCHWMRESGLAELLPSLTDTVWVGLSAGSMVMTPRVGEDFIQWRPPSGDDSTLGVVDFSICPHLASAGMPGNSMAEAEAWAAGISGPAYAMDDQTAIAVVDGETEVISEGHWSLLHP
- a CDS encoding GNAT family N-acetyltransferase, whose amino-acid sequence is MPIALSTPDITDLPTVTAALRDWQRDDVPLQFHPGDLGWFHRFGAERTAAATRTWTSDGRIVAVGMADEPDLIRLTMAPDLLADRQLAEQLVADLSDPERGVLGEGEVFVEVPNGALVREVFRESGWQLDEEWTPLSHDLVDLPEPSLRIEVVGPELAGLRSELQRTSFTKSTFTQEGWQAMATGAPYQDARCLIGYDDSGTPVAAVTVWAAGPGKPGLIEPLGVHRDHRGHGHGRAISHAAGIALRDMGSSSMQVCTPSANVGAVATYHSAGFQQLPLRRDLARKA
- a CDS encoding TlpA family protein disulfide reductase, which gives rise to MASRHYPAPELDVSEWIGTPHTLEELRGKVVLIETFQMLCPGCVRYGLPQAQKVHRAFPQVTVLGLHTVFEHHEVTGVDALKVFLSEFRMTFPVGIDRQDGGMLPVTMRKYGLEGTPSTLVVDREGGLALSHFGQLDDLALGAVLGQVMADGRNE
- the thpR gene encoding RNA 2',3'-cyclic phosphodiesterase encodes the protein MTTTRMFVAIRPSEEVREQLADFLRPRTGMTWIDAAQWHLTLAFLAAVPAHRDDELVDALRRTALRHNTFNLQLAGAGAFPNPLEARVMWLRPSVDLTALATGVRHAANSVGATPDGQRFVGHLSVARPRRPIDARRWLQVLDTFRSDTWRVDGIELVASYLGEGPHRRPRHETVATLPLQHEGG
- a CDS encoding ATP-binding cassette domain-containing protein, whose protein sequence is MSCSRRRTVGSDPVADGHDVIQVVGARENNLRNVSLELPKRRLTVFTGVSGSGKSSLVFDTIAAESQRQINETYSAFVQGFMPTLARPDVDVLAGLTTAIIVDQERLGSDPRSTVGTATDALAMLRILFARLGEPNLGSPRAYSFNVASVSGAGAVTVQKAGRTVKERRSFSVVGGMCPRCEGRGSVTDFDLTALYDETKSLREGALTIPGYSMDGWYGRIFLGCGFFDPDKPIAKFTKREREALLYKEPTRIKVDGINVTYEGLIPKIRKSFLAKDREAMQPHIRAFVDRAVTFTTCPQCEGTRLAEAARASKVAGCSIAEVSAMQISDVADWLREVSDPAVEPLLAALRQTIDSFVRIGLGYLSLDRPSGTLSGGEAQRTKMIRHLGSSLTDITYVFDEPSIGLHPHDIERMNDLLLQLRDKSNTVLVVEHKPELIAIADHVVDLGPGAGTDGGEVVYEGTVDGLRSAATRTGRHLHDKVTVKDAVRSSSDALEIRGASLHNLQDIDVDVPLGVLCVLTGVAGSGKSSLVQGSIARRDGVVVVDQAPIRGSRRSNPATYTGLLDPIRKAFAKANGVKPALFSANSDGACPACNGAGVVYTDLAMMASVATTCDVCDGKRFQPEVLDYLFGGKNISEVLSLQVSEAEQFFADGDGRLPAAHKILRRLVDVGLGYVTIGQPLTTLSGGERQRLKLAAQMADTAEVYVLDEPTVGLHLADVEQLLGLLDRLVDEGRSVIVIEHHQAVMAHADWIIDLGPGAGHDGGTVVFEGTPAELVTAKSTLTGKHLAAYVG
- a CDS encoding cysteine hydrolase family protein translates to MTTLTDRPATALLVIDVQQGVVDGAYERDAVVSNVKSLVDRARKEDVPVVWVQHHDEQLQQGSPEWQLAPELSREDSEPLVEKTFGDSFEGTDLEDVLAASGVGHLVVTGAQTDMCVRSTIHGAFARGYDVTLVGDAHTTEDLSEYGAPSPDLVISHTNLYWGWQGGPGKSAATVNTVDVVFEAPHGGE
- a CDS encoding methyltransferase domain-containing protein; the encoded protein is MQCDYFDDGACRSCTLMGQGYDAQLQDLQTLVARALSDRFPEHGWARPASGPESHFRNKAKLVVGGTRQSPTFGILDRGGQGVDLRDCGLYEPGLHETVRQLADFVTGVGLTPYDVPRRTGELKHLIVTHSPDGESMIRFVLRSPGQLGRIERALPDLRASIPGARVVSVNLLPEHKAALEGDEETFLTEEQTLPMHVNDIVLHLRPRSFFQTNTAVASQLYRQAQQWVSQLGPASVLDLFCGVGGFALHAATAPGTSTARMRGIEISPDAVASARLSATQLPQREALDDIQFTVGDATTALSSDTPDLVIVNPPRRGIGDLAGDLERSDVPHVLYSSCNVTSLATDLAAMQSFRVTRARLFDMFPQTGHHEVLLLLSR